One stretch of Clavelina lepadiformis chromosome 6, kaClaLepa1.1, whole genome shotgun sequence DNA includes these proteins:
- the LOC143462364 gene encoding antizyme inhibitor 2-like, with amino-acid sequence MKRILYFKMSSEKTDSFKIINAPIFIPNNQDISLVENSTTEKEVVRDFLQNQSNDWDDSFFLGDLGDVLKKWKKWKEHLPRVEPFYAIKCNYAQPVVRFLAALGAGFDCASRNEIALALECGVDPRKIVYAHTQKFLTHLEYAKENQVSLMTLDSVYELEKIKGIYPDAKLLLRTKCDDETSDYPFGDKFGVDVKQAKKLIAQAKQMELNMVGICFHVGSGCKNAKTYQKAIDDAKILFNFAKTVGFKFNVLDIGGGFPGSEDVPVAFSESSKVIHHALNEHFPDDNEVRIIAEPGRYFVDSAFSLVTNVVGKKKLEDKFAYFIGDGVYSAFNSLLWEQKSCCPKPLEDVVDDENKPLSSTVYGISCDGADIINESVMIRELKVGEWLIWENMGAYTVLVSYGFNGFVTYKAKYFIRISDWEKFCNLSKIKQDITKNVYETICL; translated from the exons TTTAGTTGAAAATTCAACAACGGAAAAAGAGGTGGTTCgtgattttttgcaaaatcagTCGAAT GATTGGGACGACTCTTTTTTCCTCGGAGATTTGGGTGACGTGCTTAAAAAGTGGAAGAAATGGAAAGAACATTTACCACGAGTCGAACCATTTTACGCGATAAAGTGCAACTACGCACAACCTGTCGTCCGGTTTTTAGCCGCTCTTGGTGCTGGATTTGACTGTGCAAGTCGG AACGAAATTGCATTAGCTTTAGAATGTGGGGTTGACCCTAGGAAGATAGTCTATGCTCATACTCAAAAGTTTCTCACACATCTTGAATATGCCAAGGAGAATCAAGTATCTTTAATGACGTTGGATAGCGTTTACGAACTTGAAAAGATCAAAGGAATTTATCCAGATGCTAA aCTTCTCCTGAGGACTAAATGTGACGACGAAACTTCTGATTATCCGTTTGGAGATAAATTTGGAGTTGACGTAAAGCAAGCAAAGAAGTTGATTGCACAAGCAAAGCAAATGGAACTAAACATGGTTGGAATATG tttcCATGTTGGCTCCGGATGTAAAAACGCTAAGACTTACCAGAAAGCAATTGATGACGCCAAAATATTGtttaactttgcaaaaaccGTTGGATTTAAGTTTAATGTGTTGGATATTGGCGGCGGTTTTCCAGGTTCTGAAGATGTACCAGTCGCATTTTCCGAG TCGTCAAAAGTCATCCACCATGCTTTGAATGAACATTTTCCTGACGATAATGAAGTGAGAATTATTGCTGAACCTGGAAGATATTTTGTTGATTCTGCTTTTAGCCTCGTGACCAATGTTGTCGGAAAAAAGAAACTGGAAG ataaatttgcttattttattgGCGATGGAGTGTATAGTGCTTTTAACTCGCTTTTATGGGAGCAAAAATCATGTTGTCCGAAACCTCTTGAG GATGTTGTTGACGACGAAAATAAACCACTATCAAGCACAGTTTACGGAATAAGTTGCGATGGAGCAGACATTATCAACGAAAGCGTCATGATCAGAGAACTTAAAGTTGGGGAATGGTTAATATGGGAAA ATATGGGCGCTTACACTGTTCTCGTCTCTTATGGGTTCAATGGATTTGTAACTTACAAAGCAAAATACTTCATTCGGATTTCTGACTG GGAAAAGTTCTGCAATCTTTCGAAAATCAAACAAGATATTACAAAGAATGTTTATGAGACAATTTGTTTatga
- the LOC143462629 gene encoding RNA polymerase-associated protein RTF1 homolog yields the protein MNRKPKKHDFSESDETGSDRLAQVRHCPAAKHPQSGIASSKTKTQTSTTKSLDEEALIKEFDDGYDSDLIGDAMNRRRLQNMTEKEREQEFYNRLERRETLQKRIEIEKKLRLAKQQRKEEKHHHQKKPNTSIASFSYILPDPSNRKGVTRKKQRNRNLDNLKAERQRKKNKAAKQKLQVSDVYSHNDDDEMSMSRSRSAVTVSCCSDTGFDEEVAQPSDKDGRANNVKRQPLLSKDKLSTIRLSRFNLEKWTHLPFFNETVLGCYVRVAISEEEGRPLYLMAEIIDVVETAPTYQLGKNGTNLSFGLKHGQHTRFINLKFMSNSDFTDSEFLKWKQAMEEAGEPLPNFDDITKKQAAINKAQSYKITDTDIDRNVKEKSRSRKPKFDFQMKKIELLMQQKMARSRGDTDEVIRLTKLLDELIGRPTYLHTKKQKHILAVSYKHKGIKTDNLRKVKACKEEWKTLQNIEADPCTRKRCKPFVVCNTEDGKPMQNLLRKIDKRYSISSTESNFEPEISKTPIATIQAKNVLEFFYYVHDFELNIDLKMLSADVKIEALKVNPTSIVSNTPRRSFNMAEYKKRWNLI from the coding sequence ATGAACAGAAAACCGAAGAAACATGACTTTTCTGAGTCAGATGAAACTGGAAGCGACAGGTTAGCTCAAGTACGTCACTGTCCTGCAGCAAAGCATCCACAGAGCGGCATCGCTTCATCGAAAACCAAAACACAGACATCGACAACAAAGTCTCTCGACGAAGAAGCACTCATAAAAGAATTTGATGACGGTTACGATTCGGATCTGATCGGAGATGCGATGAATCGTCGCCGATTGCAGAACATGACGGAAAAAGAACGCGAGCAGGAATTTTACAACAGATTAGAACGACgagaaactttgcaaaaacgaATCGAAATCGAGAAGAAGCTTCGACTCGCAAAGCAACAAaggaaagaagaaaaacatcATCATCAGAAGAAGCCAAATACATCCATCGCTAGTTTTTCATACATCTTGCCAGATCCTTCTAATAGGAAAGGAGTCACtagaaagaaacaaagaaacagaAACCTAGACAATCTGAAAGCGGAAAGACAAAGAAAGAAGAACAAAGCGGCAAAGCAGAAATTGCAAGTCAGCGATGTCTACTCTCataatgatgatgatgaaatgTCGATGTCCAGGAGCCGATCTGCCGTCACCGTGTCCTGTTGTTCCGATACTGGTTTTGATGAAGAAGTTGCTCAACCATCAGACAAAGATGGTCGAGCAAACAATGTCAAAAGACAACCTTTGCTTAGCAAGGACAAGCTATCAACTATTCGATTGTCAAGAttcaatttggaaaaatggaCCCATCTTCCTTTTTTCAATGAAACCGTTTTGGGATGCTACGTCCGCGTTGCGATCAGCGAAGAAGAAGGCAGGCCACTTTATCTAATGGCCGAAATAATCGATGTTGTTGAAACTGCCCCAACGTACCAGCTTGGTAAGAATGGAACAAATCTGAGTTTTGGTCTGAAACACGGTCAGCACACGCGCTTCATCAATCTCAAATTCATGTCCAATTCCGATTTTACGGATTCCGAGTTCTTGAAGTGGAAGCAAGCGATGGAAGAAGCGGGCGAGCCTCTTCCGAACTtcgatgacatcacaaagaaGCAAGCGGCGATCAACAAAGCTCAATCATACAAAATCACCGACACAGATATTGATCGCAACGTAAAAGAAAAGAGTCGATCCCGAAAGCCTAAGTTTGACTTTCAAATGAAGAAGATCGAACTCCTGATGCAGCAAAAAATGGCTCGGTCTAGAGGTGATACTGATGAGGTGATTCGTCTGACTAAACTCTTAGATGAACTGATAGGACGCCCGACTTACCTGCATACTAAGAAACAGAAACATATACTCGCGGTCAGTTACAAGCACAAAGGCATTAAAACGGACAACTTGCGGAAGGTGAAAGCTTGCAAGGAAGAGTGGAAAACTCTGCAAAACATTGAGGCCGACCCGTGTACAAGGAAAAGATGCAAACCATTTGTCGTTTGCAACACAGAAGATGGGAAGCCGATGCAAAACCTCCTCCGGAAAATAGATAAACGTTACAGCATCAGCTCGACAGAAAGTAATTTTGAACCTGAAATAAGCAAGACGCCCATTGCAACCATTCAAGCAAAGAACGTGTTGGAATTCTTTTACTATGTGCAcgattttgaattaaacattgaCCTGAAGATGCTTTCAGCTGACGTAAAAATTGAGGCACTCAAAGTTAATCCAACGAGTATTGTTTCGAACACTCCCCGTCGTTCGTTTAACATGGCTGAATATAAAAAGCGCTGGAATTTGATATAA
- the LOC143462892 gene encoding RNA polymerase-associated protein RTF1 homolog, producing the protein MNNKRKNRDFCESNKTDVGNFTQERQCLAAKRPRSGITSSKPEMQTSTINSFDEGALGKEFYDGYDTDLTDLIGHAMDRRRLQNMTEKEREQEFYKRLERRETLQKRIEIEKKLRLAKQQRKEEKHQQKKKPKTSIASFSSSSSQTDPSNKRRIIEKKERNRNLDNLKVERQRKKNKVAKRKLQVSDVSSDDDEASLWRSRFVMKQTKTSIRHQHHTSDKDGRANNVKRQPLLIKDKLSTIRLSRFNLENWIHLPFFKQTVLGCYVRVSTGEEEGRPVYGLAEIVDVVENTTTFQFGNVDPKLGFQLKHGQHTHVINLKFISNSDFTDSEFLKWKKAMEEAGEPLPSLDDIAKKQAAINKAQSYKITDTDIDRIVKENGRSRKTPINYAKRKIDLLRQKEIARSRGDTNGVSRLSKLLDNLEERATYLYNKRQGHLLGVAYLNECIKSDNLQKMEAGKEEWRTLRNTETDRDKMPNSAAKPKAPKVNPLSIKSVTPRRSLTLAEYKKRRGLI; encoded by the coding sequence ATGAACAACAAACGAAAGAATCGCGACTTTTGTGAGTCGAATAAAACTGATGTGGGCAATTTTACTCAAGAACGTCAATGTCTTGCAGCAAAGCGTCCAAGAAGTGGCATCACTTCATCGAAACCCGAAATGCAGACATCGACAATTAACTCCTTCGATGAAGGAGCACTCggaaaagaattttatgaCGGTTACGATACCGATCTGACGGATCTGATCGGACATGCGATGGATCGTCGCCGATTGCAGAACATGACGGAAAAAGAACGCGAGCaggaattttacaaaagattaGAACGACgagaaactttgcaaaaacgaATCGAAATCGAGAAGAAGCTTCGACTCGCAAAGCAACAAaggaaagaagaaaaacacCAACAGAAGAAGAAACCAAAAACATCCATCGCTagtttttcatcttcatcCTCCCAGACAGACCCTTCTAATAAACGAAGAATCATTGAAAAGAAGGAAAGAAACAGAAACCTGGACAATCTAAAAGTTGAAAGACAACGAAAGAAGAACAAAGTGGCAAAGAGGAAATTGCAAGTCAGTGATGTCTCCTCGGATGATGATGAAGCTTCATTGTGGAGGAGTCGATTTGTCATGAAACAGACAAAGACAAGCATCAGACACCAGCATCACACATCAGACAAAGATGGTCGAGCAAACAATGTCAAAAGACAACCTTTACTTATCAAGGACAAGCTATCAACTATTCGATTGTCAAGATTCAATTTGGAAAACTGGATCCATCTtccttttttcaaacaaaccgTTTTGGGATGCTACGTCCGCGTTTCGACAGGCGAAGAAGAAGGCAGACCGGTTTATGGATTGGCCGAAATAGTCGATGTTGTTGAAAATACCACAACTTTCCAGTTTGGAAACGTTGATCCAAAACTGGGTTTCCAACTGAAGCACGGACAACACACGCACGTCATCAATCTTAAATTCATATCCAACTCCGATTTTACGGATTCCGAGTTCTTGAAGTGGAAGAAAGCGATGGAAGAAGCGGGCGAGCCTCTTCCGAGCTTGGATGACATCGCAAAGAAGCAAGCGGCGATCAACAAAGCACAATCATACAAAATCACAGACACAGATATTGATCGCATCGTAAAAGAAAACGGTCGATCCCGAAAGACTCCGATTAATTATGCAAAGAGGAAGATCGACCTCCTGAGACAGAAGGAAATAGCTCGGTCTAGGGGTGATACTAATGGAGTCAGTCGTCTGTCTAAACTCTTAGATAATTTGGAAGAGCGCGCGACTTACCTGTATAATAAGAGACAAGGACATTTACTCGGGGTCGCTTACTTAAATGAATGCATTAAATCGGACAACTTACAGAAGATGGAAGCTGGCAAGGAAGAATGGAGAACTCTGCGAAACACCGAGACCGACCGAGACAAGATGCCAAACTCCGCTGCAAAACCCAAAGCACCTAAAGTAAATCCGCTGAGTATTAAATCGGTCACACCCCGTCGTTCTCTTACTCTGGCTGAATATAAAAAGCGCAGGGGTTTGATATAA
- the LOC143462258 gene encoding choline/ethanolamine transporter flvcr2a-like, translated as MDALNDGCVFTKCEKSGSKLKENGHSEVVILDKSNDYGNVPPTTRLSKRRFLILGSFCLYSMSVAFQWIEYAIITNIVLKYYEGATELAIAWTSMSYLLSSIPLMFVATWMLDNWGLRKVLLFGATLNAVGSLIKIGSVSPNLFVVSFLGQTISACAEAFVLEIPPKIASLWFGPSEVSTATAIGVFGNQLGCALGFLIPPKLVPNSDNLDEIGAGFRVLFISSAVVCTGALLLMFIVIRDEPKTPPSIARALSVVAENKEKAENSPMKSYLRSIGVLMKNVPYLLLFLTYGINTGTYYAIGTLLNPIMLNYHEDAEQQIGEIGLTMVVAGLVGSVLCGYFLDKTKLYKPTTVVTYVLSMAFMFVFTFTLQLKILWLDYLSIGLLGFFMTGYLPIGFEFAAEITYPVSEATSSGLLNVSAQFFGILFTIIAQELLKLGSLAANLFMAIALLMGAVLTALIRADLKRKAANETNRRVLGEEKMALADVKLIPSNHNHNHNNNNSENEGEDFEDKEKLVRLASASSSLV; from the exons ATGGATGCATTAAATGATGGCTGCGTTTTCACAAAATGCGAAAAGTCtggttcaaagttaaaagaaaatggtcACAGTGAAGTTGTTATTTTAGACAAAAGCAACGATTATGGAAATGTTCCACCAACCACTCGTCTTTCCAAACGTCGTTTTCTGATTCTtggaagtttttgtttgtattccATGTCCGTTGCTTTCCAATGGATTGAATATGCCATAATCACCAACATTGTATTGAAGTATTATGAGGGTGCAACAGAATTAGCTATTGCATGGACCTCAATGAGTTATCTGTTGTCTTCAATTCCGCTCATGTTTGTTGCAACTTGGATGTTGGATAATTGGGGTTTGCGCAAAGTTCTTCTCTTTGGAGCGACATTAAATGCTGTTGGATCGCTCATCAAAATTGGAAGTGTTTCTCCTAacctttttgttgtttcatttCTAG GGCAGACTATTTCAGCGTGTGCAGAAGCCTTTGTATTGGAGATTCCTCCCAAAATTGCTTCCCTCTGGTTTGGGCCATCTGAGGTTTCCACGGCAACAGCAATTGGTGTTTTTGGAAATCAA CTTGGTTGTGCTCTTGGGTTCTTAATACCTCCCAAACTTGTACCCAACTCAGACAACCTCGATGAAATTGGAGCAGGGTTTCGTGTTTTGTTCATTTCCTCTGCAGTTGTTTGCACCGGAGCTCTCCTTTTGATGTTCATTG TGATTAGAGATGAGCCCAAAACCCCACCAAGCATCGCAAGAGCTCTTTCAGTTGTGGCAGAAAACAAAGAGAAAGCTGAGAACTCACCGATGAAAAGTTACTTGAGATCAATTGgagttttgatgaaaaatgttcCGTATCTTCTTCTATTCTTAACTTATG GTATCAACACTGGAACTTACTATGCGATTGGAACGCTTCTTAACCCTATCATGCTCAACTACCACGAG GACGCCGAGCAACAAATAGGAGAGATAGGACTCACAATGGTTGTGGCGGGACTTGTTGGGTCAGTTCTATGCGGATATTTTCTTGATAAAACCAAATTATACAA ACCAACGACGGTAGTCACCTATGTTCTTTCGATGGCGTTCATGTTCGTATTCACTTTCACACTTCAGCTTAAGATTCTTTGGCTTGATTATCTTTCCATTGGTTTACTCGG CTTTTTCATGACTGGCTACCTTCCGATCGGCTTCGAATTTGCAGCGGAAATTACGTATCCTGTATCGGAAGCAACCTCATCCGGTTTACTGAACGTATCGGCACAG ttcTTCGGCATTTTATTCACAATCATTGCCCAAGAACTTTTAAAGCTTGGCAGTCTTGCTGCTAATTTATTCATGGCCATCGCTCTATTGATGGGAGCAGTTTTAACAG CGTTGATAAGAGCCGATTTGAAACGAAAGGCGGCCAACGAAACCAACAGAAGA GTGTTGGGCGAGGAAAAGATGGCGCTCGCCGACGTGAAGTTAATACCTTCCAACCATAACCACAatcacaacaacaacaacagtgAAAATGAAGGTGAGGATTTTGAAGATAAGGAGAAATTGGTCCGTCTTGCATCTGCTTCCTCTAGCTTGgtttaa
- the LOC143462257 gene encoding choline/ethanolamine transporter flvcr2a-like — MDALNDGCVLTKYEESSVKLKENGHSEVVILNKNNDYGNVPPTTRLFKRRFLILGIFCLYSMSSAFQWIEYAIITNIVLKYYEGATELAIAWTSMIYMLSYIPLMFVATWMLDNWGLRRILLFGATLNAVGSLIKIGSVSPNLFFVSFLGQTISACAQSFILEIPPKIASLWFGPSEVSTATAIGVFGNQLGCALGFLIPPKLVPNSDNLDEIGAGFRVLFISSAVVCTGALLLMFIVIRDEPKTPPSIARALSVVAENKEKAENSPMKSYLRSIGVLMKNVPYLLLFLTYGINTGTYYAIGTLLNPIMLNYHEDAEQQIGEIGLTMVVAGLVGSVLCGYFLDKTKLYKTTTVGIYVLSMAFMFVFTFTLQLKILWLDYLSIGLLGFFMTGYLPIGFEFAAEITYPVSEATSSGLLNVSAQFFGILFTISAQELLKLGSLAANLFMAIALLVGTVLTALIRADLKRKAANETNRRVTGEEKMALADVKFMPANHNHNQNNNNSVNRVEGEELEGGGFGDEEKLVRLASASSCYSAGPDW; from the exons ATGGATGCATTAAATGATGGTTGTGTTCTCACAAAATATGAGGAGTCTAGTgtaaagttaaaagaaaatggtcACAGTGAAGTTgtcattttaaacaaaaacaacgaTTATGGAAATGTTCCACCAACCACCCGTCTTTTTAAACGTCGTTTTCTGATTCttggaattttttgtttgtattccATGTCCAGTGCTTTCCAATGGATTGAATATGCCATAATCACCAACATTGTATTGAAGTATTATGAGGGTGCAACAGAGTTAGCTATTGCATGGACCTCAATGATTTATATGTTGTCTTACATTCCGCTCATGTTTGTTGCAACTTGGATGTTGGATAATTGGGGTTTGCGCAGAATTCTTCTCTTTGGAGCGACATTAAATGCTGTTGGATCGCTCATCAAGATTGGAAGTGTTTCTCCTAaccttttttttgtttcatttctag GGCAGACTATTTCAGCGTGTGCACAATCCTTCATATTGGAGATTCCCCCCAAAATTGCTTCCCTCTGGTTTGGGCCATCTGAGGTTTCCACGGCAACAGCAATTGGTGTTTTTGGAAATCAG CTTGGTTGTGCTCTTGGGTTCTTGATACCTCCCAAACTTGTACCCAACTCAGACAACCTTGATGAAATTGGAGCAGGATTTCGTGTTTTGTTCATTTCCTCTGCAGTTGTTTGCACCGGAGCTCTCCTTTTGATGTTCATTG TGATACGAGATGAGCCCAAAACCCCACCAAGCATCGCAAGAGCTCTTTCAGTTGTGGCAGAAAACAAAGAGAAAGCTGAGAACTCACCGATGAAAAGTTACTTGAGATCAATTGgagttttgatgaaaaatgttcCGTATCTTCTTCTATTCTTAACTTATG gtATCAACACTGGAACTTATTATGCGATTGGAACGCTTCTTAACCCTATCATGCTCAACTACCACGAG GACGCCGAGCAACAAATAGGAGAGATAGGCCTCACAATGGTTGTGGCTGGGCTTGTAGGGTCAGTTCTATGCGGATATTTTCTTGATAAAACCAAATTGTACAA aacAACGACGGTGGGGATCTACGTTCTTTCGATGGCGTTCATGTTCGTATTCACTTTCACACTTCAGCTTAAGATTCTTTGGCTTGATTATCTTTCCATTGGTTTACTCGG CTTTTTCATGACTGGCTACCTCCCGATCGGCTTCGAATTTGCGGCGGAAATTACGTATCCCGTATCGGAAGCAACCTCATCCGGTTTACTGAACGTATCGGCACAG TTCTTTGGAATTTTATTCACAATTTCTGCCCAAGAACTTCTAAAGCTTGGCAGTCTTGCTGCTAATTTATTCATGGCTATCGCCCTGTTGGTGGGAACAGTTTTAACAG CATTGATAAGAGCTGATTTGAAACGAAAAGCAGCCAATGAAACCAATAGAAGA GTGACCGGCGAGGAAAAGATGGCGCTCGCTGACGTGAAGTTTATGCCGGCCAACCATAACCACAATcagaacaacaacaacagcgtAAATAGAGTTGAGGGTGAGGAATTAGAAGGCGGCGGATTCGGAGATGAGGAAAAGTTGGTCCGTCTTGCATCTGCTTCCTCTTGCTACAGCGCAGGGCCGGATTGGTGA